From one Triticum urartu cultivar G1812 chromosome 3, Tu2.1, whole genome shotgun sequence genomic stretch:
- the LOC125543984 gene encoding carbamoyl-phosphate synthase large chain, chloroplastic: MATSLSSHSQLRACPSHAHRATVLSRSLLPFPRRHHGSSRRGLSARSASSNGAAQDTAVTVRHFAAEPTKGGKLAGVKKIMILGAGPIVIGQACEFDYSGTQACKALVEEGYEVVLVNSNPATIMTDPDLAHRTYIGPMTPPLVEGIIANERPDALLPTMGGQTALNLAVSLAESGALDRLGVRLIGASLPAIRAAEDRQLFKQAMDRIGLKTPPSGIGTTLEECLAIAKDIGEFPLIVRPAFTLGGTGGGIAYNRAEFEDICRSGLAASHTQQVLVEKSLLGWKEYELEVMRDMADNVVIICSIENIDPMGVHTGDSITVAPAQTLTDKEYQRLRDHSVAIIREIGVECGGSNVQFAVNPADGEVMVIEMNPRVSRSSALASKATGFPIAKMAAKLSVGYTLDQIPNDITKKTPASFEPSIDYVVTKIPRFAFEKFPGSEPILTTQMKSVGESMALGRTFQESFQKAVRSLETGFAGWGCAPIKELDWDWEKIKYSLRVPNPDRIHAVYAAFKKGMRVEDIHEISFIDKWFLTELKELVDVEQFLISNNLDQLSKDDFYQVKRRGFSDKQIAFATSSSESDVRARRSALGVTPTYKRVDTCAAEFEANTPYMYSSYEYECESAPTNRKKVLILGGGPNRIGQGIEFDYCCCHASFALREAGYETIMMNSNPETVSTDYDTSDRLYFEPLTVEDVTNVIDLERPDGIIVQYGGQTPLKLALPIQRHLEEKKLRSASGTGFVKIWGTSPDSIDAAEDRKRFNAILEELGIEQPKGGIARSESDALSIASEVGYPVVVRPSYVLGGRAMEIVYNDEKLIKYLATAVQVDPERPVLVDKYLNDAIEIDIDALADSVGNVVIGGIMEHIEQAGIHSGDSACSLPTRTVSTKCLDIIRSWTTKLAKRLNVCGLMNCQYAITPTGEVYLLEANPRASRTVPFVSKAIGHPLAKYASLIMSGVTLPELGFTKEVIPKHVSVKEAVLPFEKFQGCDILLGPEMRSTGEVMGIDYEFSGAFAKAQIAAGQILPVSGTVFVSLNDLTKRHLAEIGRGFRELGFNIIATSGTAKVLQLEGITVEPVLKIHEGRPNARDMLKNGQIQVMVITSSGDDLDSRDGLQLRRLALAYKVPIITTVDGARATMDAIKSMKNKSIEILALQDYFQPADAPQKLPAAQVAP; this comes from the exons atggcgACCTCACTCTCATCCCACTCCCAGCTGCGCGCATGCCCCTCCCACGCCCACCGCGCCACCGTGCTCTCCCGctccctcctccccttcccgCGCCGTCACCACGGCTCCTCCCGCCGCGGCCTCTCCGCCCGCTCCGCCTCCTCCAACGGCGCCGCGCAGGACACCGCCGTCACCGTACGCCACTTCGCCGCGGAGCCTACCAAGGGCGGCAAGCTCGCCGGCGTCAAGAAGATCATGATTCTCGGCGCGGGGCCTATCGTCATCGGCCAGGCGTGCGAGTTCGACTACTCCGGCACACAGGCTTGCAAGGCGCTCGTCGAGGAGGGATACGAGGTGGTGCTCGTCAACTCCAACCCGGCCACCATCATGACCGACCCCGACCTCGCCCACCGCACTTACATCGGGCCCATGACCCCGCCGCTCGTCGAGGGCATCATCGCCAATGAGCGCCCCGATGCGCTCCTCCCCACCATGGGCGGACAGACGGCGCTCAACCTCGCCGTTTCTCTCGCTGAATCCGGCGCGCTCGATCGCCTCGGTGTGCGCCTCATCGGCGCTTCCCTCCCTGCTATCCGCGCTGCGGAGGACCGCCAGCTCTTCAAGCAGGCCATGGACCGCATCGGACTCAAGACGCCCCCCTCTGGCATCGGCACCACGCTTGAGGAGTGCCTCGCAATCGCCAAGGACATTGGCGAGTTCCCCCTGATTGTCCGGCCTGCTTTCACACTTGGTGGCACTGGGGGAGGCATCGCGTATAACAGGGCCGAGTTTGAGGACATTTGCCGGTCTGGTCTGGCGGCTTCACACACGCAGCAGGTGCTTGTGGAGAAATCCCTGCTCGGGTGGAAGGAGTATGAGCTGGAGGTGATGCGTGACATGGCCGACAATGTGGTCATCATCTGCTCCATTGAGAACATCGACCCCATGGGCGTGCATACAGGTGATTCGATCACGGTAGCGCCTGCTCAGACGCTCACTGACAAGGAGTACCAGAGACTCAGGGACCATTCGGTGGCCATCATCCGGGAGATTGGTGTGGAATGCGGTGGCTCCAATGTGCAGTTCGCGGTTAACCCTGCGGATGGGGAGGTCATGGTGATTGAGATGAACCCCAGGGTGTCAAGGTCATCAGCTCTTGCATCAAAGGCGACTGGTTTCCCGATAGCCAAGATGGCAGCAAAACTCTCAGTAGGTTATACGTTGGACCAGATTCCAAATGATATCACAAAGAAGACGCCTGCTAGCTTTGAGCCCTCCATTGACTATGTTGTCACAAAG ATACCGCGATTTGCGTTTGAGAAATTCCCTGGTTCTGAACCAATATTAACCACACAGATGAAGTCTGTTGGTGAGTCAATGGCATTAGGGCGGACCTTCCAGGAATCTTTCCAGAAAGCTGTTCGTTCATTGGAGACTGGCTTTGCAGGGTGGGGTTGTGCGCCCATCAAGGaacttgactgggactgggaaaAGATAAAATATAGCTTACGTGTACCTAATCCAGATCGTATCCATGCTGTTTATGCTGCTTTCAAGAAAGGCATGAGGGTTGAAGACATTCATGAAATTAGTTTTATTGATAAATGGTTCCTTACAGAGCTCAAGGAGCTAGTTGATGTTGAGCAGTTCCTTATTTCAAACAACTTAGACCAGCTCTCAAAAGATGACTTCTATCAAGTGAAGAGGAGGGGTTTTAGTGACAAGCAGATTGCATTTGCGACATCTTCGTCAGAAAGTGATGTGAGAGCGAGGCGTTCTGCATTAGGAGTCACTCCAACATACAAGCGTGTTGATACCTGTGCCGCTGAGTTTGAAGCCAACACCCCGTATATGTACTCTTCATATGAGTATGAATGCGAGTCAGCTCCAACTAATCGGAAGAAAGTCTTAATATTGGGTGGTGGACCCAATAGGATAGGGCAGGGTATTGAGTTTGATTACTGCTGTTGCCATGCCTCATTTGCGCTCCGAGAG GCCGGATATGAGACTATAATGATGAACTCCAATCCGGAGACTGTCTCAACTGACTATGATACCAGCGACCGGCTGTACTTTGAACCATTGACAGTTGAGGATGTAACAAATGTCATTGATTTGGAGCGCCCAGATGGTATAATTGTGCAGTACGGAGGGCAAACTCCTCTAAAGCTCGCCCTTCCGATACAACGCCATCTAGAGGAGAAGAAGCTGCGGTCTGCTTCAGGCACAGGATTTGTGAAGATATGGGGAACGTCACCCGATTCTATTGATGCCGCAGAGGACAGAAAAAGATTTAACGCAATTCTTGAAGAGCTTGGGATTGAGCAACCTAAAGGAGGGATAGCAAGAAGTGAGTCTGATGCGTTGTCAATTGCTTCAGAAGTAGGCTACCCTGTTGTTGTCCGGCCCTCATATGTTCTTGGTGGACGAGCAATGGAGATTGTGTACAATGATGAAAAATTGATAAAGTACCTTGCGACTGCAGTGCAAGTAGATCCAGAACGACCTGTCCTGGTGGATAAATATCTGAATGATGCAATTGAAATTGATATTGATGCATTGGCAGACTCAGTTGGGAATGTTGTGATCGGTGGAATTATGGAGCATATTGAGCAGGCTGGTATACATTCTGGTGATTCTGCATGTTCCCTTCCCACTAGAACGGTCTCAACCAAGTGCTTAGATATTATTCGATCATGGACCACAAAGCTTGCGAAGCGTCTCAATGTCTGTGGGCTCATGAACTGCCAGTACGCTATCACTCCTACTGGTGAGGTGTACCTTCTTGAGGCAAATCCGCGAGCTTCACGCACAGTCCCTTTTGTCTCAAAAGCAATTGGCCACCCGTTGGCTAAATATGCATCTCTGATCATGTCTGGAGTGACCTTGCCAGAGCTTGGGTTTACGAAAGAAGTGATTCCTAAGCATGTTTCTGTCAAGGAGGCTGTTCTTCCATTTGAGAAATTCCAAGGCTGTGACATTCTTCTTGGACCAGAGATGCGCAGCACTGGAGAGGTTATGGGCATTGACTATGAGTTTTCTGGCGCGTTTGCAAAGGCCCAGATTGCCGCTGGACAGATACTCCCTGTAAGTGGCACTGTGTTTGTTAGCCTAAACGACTTGACGAAACGCCACCTTGCTGAAATTGGGCGTGGGTTCCGTGAACTTGGGTTCAACATCATTGCAACATCTGGAACAGCCAAAGTACTTCAGCTTGAGGGCATTACAGTGGAGCCAGTTCTGAAGATACACGAGGGGCGACCAAATGCCAGAGATATGCTCAAGAATGGTCAGATACAGGTGATGGTGATAACAAGCTCTGGCGATGACCTTGACTCGAGAGATGGCCTCCAGCTGCGTAGGCTAGCTCTGGCCTACAAGGTGCCCATAATCACAACTGTGGATGGTGCACGGGCCACCATGGACGCCATCAAGAGTATGAAGAACAAGTCAATTGAGATTCTTGCATTGCAAGACTATTTCCAGCCTGCTGATGCACCACAGAAGCTGCCCGCCGCACAAGTTGCCCCTTAG